The following are encoded together in the Cyanobacteria bacterium GSL.Bin1 genome:
- a CDS encoding LysR family transcriptional regulator has product MRIEQLQAFLAITETGNFGQAAKKCGVTQSTISRQVQGLENALGVPLFHRSHQAKLTVAGERFLPRARKICQEWSIGIKELDDLMAGKQPELCVAAIHSVCSYHLPPVLRTFCRQYPHVQLRVTALGSDRALKVLRDGLVDVAVVMNNPAFMASPEMLVDRLFEEPIEVLMAGNHPLAKYKQLAWSELTAYPHIVFKDGYGMQRLVQNWFSQQNATIQTAMELNTLDAFRGVIRQGELIALLPRSALIDAHHDPTLAIRTIGNKTSENSDQKATLTREVMFATTRDRAEIPPIKAFRQLVQQLSTPTTVDLTPEVCPSLELKS; this is encoded by the coding sequence ATGCGGATCGAGCAATTGCAAGCGTTTTTAGCTATCACTGAAACCGGTAACTTTGGACAAGCTGCCAAAAAATGTGGCGTTACTCAATCTACGATTAGCCGACAAGTCCAGGGATTGGAAAATGCGCTGGGTGTTCCTTTGTTTCATCGTTCTCATCAGGCAAAATTAACCGTCGCCGGAGAACGTTTTTTGCCTCGCGCTCGTAAAATTTGTCAAGAATGGTCGATTGGCATCAAAGAACTCGATGATTTGATGGCAGGAAAACAGCCGGAATTGTGTGTTGCAGCAATTCATTCGGTTTGTTCTTACCATTTACCCCCGGTATTACGGACCTTCTGCCGTCAATATCCTCATGTGCAACTGCGAGTCACTGCTTTAGGCAGCGATCGCGCCTTGAAAGTCTTACGAGATGGGTTAGTCGATGTTGCCGTGGTGATGAATAACCCGGCGTTTATGGCTAGTCCAGAAATGTTGGTTGATAGACTATTTGAAGAACCGATTGAAGTTTTAATGGCAGGGAATCATCCCTTAGCCAAGTACAAGCAACTCGCTTGGTCAGAATTAACGGCTTATCCCCATATTGTTTTTAAGGATGGCTATGGGATGCAACGCCTGGTACAAAATTGGTTTTCTCAGCAAAATGCCACTATTCAAACCGCAATGGAATTGAATACTTTGGATGCTTTTCGCGGCGTCATTCGTCAAGGGGAGTTAATTGCGTTACTGCCAAGGTCGGCACTGATAGACGCCCATCATGATCCCACCCTTGCCATTCGTACCATTGGGAATAAAACGAGCGAAAACAGCGATCAAAAAGCGACGCTGACCCGAGAAGTGATGTTTGCTACCACACGCGATCGCGCCGAAATTCCCCCAATTAAAGCGTTTCGTCAACTGGTCCAACAACTGTCTACCCCAACCACCGTTGACCTAACGCCGGAAGTTTGTCCTTCTCTAGAACTAAAATCATGA
- a CDS encoding trypsin-like serine protease yields the protein MDKQQHKAPRLLRVLILIAIVITCFLTFGFYRVPEAAAVAAHLNSTSTEQGFKIKYESDTRAQLIAPDVNYIRLYFQPRSIPKNVRIQVSDVNNQSSQHFDADTLETWSYSTAYFKGDTVIVDTVTESVMNLLKGVRVETDRDAKFLRTEAEEAPGVIVGPDDRVHSENPATARMEPIGCTGWLTSAGVGLSAGHCFCQNVEKGICQNPKPITTQQILQFDVPPSLPDGTEQPPPAKDQFPIDMGSIKFAEVGFDNGRDWAVFRIKPNTDGTSVFASRQAFFQLVKTAPAPEKGTYITVTGYGVDDKPPGTKGGNNAASQTEQEALGQILEVIDKENPSRRIFYYDADSSGGDSGGPLHLPGSLIAIGIHDGGYTNCKPPNCNYATGIANENLLNAIGALAPGDKAKFIDARSPSWVGEPNGTILQPYRTIEEALTQNILPQDLDIVAGYYAGRGLTINKASAKSATIYAVAGNVTIGPVPRPLPLGK from the coding sequence ATGGATAAACAGCAGCACAAGGCTCCGAGATTACTAAGAGTTCTGATATTGATTGCTATTGTAATCACATGCTTTCTCACGTTCGGTTTTTACAGAGTGCCAGAAGCAGCCGCCGTAGCAGCACATCTCAACTCAACCTCCACCGAGCAAGGGTTCAAGATCAAATATGAGAGCGACACACGGGCGCAACTGATCGCCCCTGATGTCAACTATATCCGTCTATATTTCCAGCCAAGGTCAATACCAAAGAATGTGAGAATCCAGGTTTCAGACGTGAACAATCAGTCTTCCCAGCACTTTGATGCAGATACGTTGGAGACGTGGTCATATAGCACAGCTTATTTCAAGGGAGATACCGTTATCGTAGATACTGTCACTGAGTCTGTGATGAATTTACTCAAAGGCGTGCGAGTGGAAACAGACCGCGATGCCAAATTTCTACGAACGGAAGCGGAAGAAGCCCCTGGAGTCATTGTTGGTCCGGATGACCGAGTCCACTCTGAGAATCCTGCTACGGCACGGATGGAACCGATAGGATGTACTGGATGGTTGACCTCTGCTGGCGTTGGTCTTTCTGCAGGACATTGCTTTTGCCAGAATGTGGAAAAAGGTATTTGCCAGAATCCAAAACCGATCACCACACAGCAAATACTCCAGTTTGATGTACCACCTTCCCTCCCTGATGGTACGGAACAGCCTCCACCGGCCAAAGATCAGTTTCCGATTGATATGGGTTCTATCAAATTTGCAGAGGTAGGTTTTGACAACGGACGAGACTGGGCAGTCTTCCGCATTAAACCAAACACAGATGGCACATCGGTGTTCGCATCCCGTCAAGCCTTCTTCCAGCTGGTAAAAACAGCCCCAGCACCAGAAAAAGGCACTTATATAACAGTCACGGGATATGGTGTAGATGATAAACCACCAGGAACTAAAGGTGGCAACAATGCGGCTTCCCAAACAGAGCAAGAAGCTCTTGGACAAATCTTGGAAGTGATTGACAAGGAAAACCCTAGCAGACGAATCTTCTATTATGATGCAGACTCATCGGGAGGCGATTCAGGCGGTCCATTACATCTACCAGGATCGCTGATCGCAATTGGAATACATGATGGAGGGTACACAAACTGTAAGCCACCAAACTGCAATTATGCGACTGGAATAGCCAATGAAAATCTGCTCAACGCAATCGGTGCCCTTGCACCGGGGGACAAAGCAAAGTTCATTGATGCGCGATCGCCTAGTTGGGTAGGAGAGCCAAATGGTACTATCTTGCAGCCCTACCGTACTATTGAGGAGGCTCTCACTCAGAACATCTTGCCCCAGGATCTCGACATTGTTGCTGGATACTATGCTGGCCGAGGCTTAACTATTAACAAAGCCAGTGCCAAATCTGCAACCATCTATGCAGTCGCTGGTAATGTGACGATTGGACCAGTCCCGAGACCATTGCCTTTGGGCAAATAA